The Apium graveolens cultivar Ventura chromosome 11, ASM990537v1, whole genome shotgun sequence genome has a window encoding:
- the LOC141695879 gene encoding protein RALF-like 33 — MAPSSAFHLSCVSALSLALILISSSVMVAAGGNTWMPVKSSCTGSVADCMRGEEFDMDSESNRRILATTNYISYDALERNNVPCSQRGASYYNCEQGAEANPYDRGCSAITRCRS; from the coding sequence ATGGCACCTTCCTCTGCCTTCCATTTGAGCTGCGTCTCCGCTTTATCTCTTGCATTAATCCTAATCTCATCCTCTGTCATGGTAGCTGCTGGTGGCAACACCTGGATGCCTGTCAAGTCATCCTGCACAGGGTCTGTAGCGGACTGCATGAGAGGCGAGGAATTTGATATGGATTCGGAGAGCAACAGACGCATACTAGCAACTACAAATTATATAAGTTATGATGCACTAGAGAGGAACAATGTTCCTTGCTCTCAGAGGGGTGCCTCCTACTACAATTGTGAACAAGGTGCTGAAGCTAACCCCTATGACCGCGGATGCAGTGCCATTACTCGCTGTCGTAGCTAA
- the LOC141695033 gene encoding uncharacterized protein LOC141695033 isoform X1: MRRWMDHHKSIAENYESDESVSEEEEDCEDHVQGGWSITLGETTEKKGRGQVLSQLEILRDARGLEHLIGPSNTPQKRDKLLCIQDGVDDKRQLTCLADRVSTCTSDEENISDEEVLKENNRFLVRYISSGCGNFQKVNFPVSRIARNDDEWSAVNREVEELVHVTENARCSSTAAIFSKLSKSGKGVRDKAKPKFSFHLQSHKNVSGDTSMPLLEAYKSIKPVTAEQSMSDLLKKFFKGGKIEQSNIHSVQDDVSVGENYTKDSMAVLLDSFRENNALHQGDTKVISSTKERLRLAVKRNIRSLGDRTLDGDESPDILDTDSSTSSDNKVFNQNPEHIIPESKRKKSMADQFQEAIGVASARDEENSFVLPTHLGTGLFGKLQHVIQNEKERDIKFMKQLQSQACLEGSYFDVKISSRWLEGKLTVCSCTFIRHKEDSQLVDNCQIELKTGRAYTIMFSSRSCGDVELEVGNLIRIYPPWKNVSVVEKNEIVILSTYFSQI, from the exons ATGCGGAGATGGATGGATCATCACAAATCAATTGCG GAGAATTATGAATCTGATGAGAGTGTTTCCG aagaagaagaagattgtgaGGACCATGTGCAAGGAGGTTGGAGCATTACTTTGGGTGAAACTACGGAAAAGAAG GGGCGAGGACAAGTTCTTTCACAGCTTGAGATACTAAGAG ATGCTCGTGGACTTGAACATTTAATCGGGCCAAGTAATACACCTCAGAAG AGGGACAAACTATTATGTATACAAGATGGGGTTGATGATAAGCGCCAATTGACCTGCCTCGCAGATAGGGTATCAACTTGCACCTCAGATGAAGAAAACATATCTGATGAGGAG GTACTAAAAGAAAACAATAGGTTCCTGGTTCGATACATCTCCTCAGGATGTGGAAATTTCCAGAAAGTTAATTTTCCAGTTTCTAGAATTGCTAGGAATGATGATGAATGGTCTGCAGTGAATAGAGAAGTTGAGGAACTGGTTCATGTAACCGAGAATGCTAGATGCTCCTCAACTGCGGCCATCTTTTCAAAACTGAGCAAATCCGGAAAAG GTGTTCGGGATAAAGCTAAGCCTAAGTTCTCTTTCCATTTGCAGTCACATAAGAATGTCAGTGGTGATACTTCTATGCCATTGCTTGAAGCATACAAGTCAATTAAACCCGTAACTGCAGAACAATCCATGTCTGACTTGCTAAAAAAGTTTTTCAAGGGAGGGAAAATAGAGCAGTCAAATATTCATTCCGTGCAAGATGATGTGTCAGTTGGAGAGAATTATACCAAAGATTCAATGGCTGTGCTTCTTGATTCCTTCCGGGAAAACAATGCTCTGCATCAAGGGGATACTAAAGTG ATTAGTAGCACAAAAGAAAGGCTGCGGCTTGCGGTCAAAAGAAACATACGCTCATTAGGTGATAGGACCTTAGATGGTGACGAATCCCCTGATATATTGGACACTGATTCATCAACATCAAGTGATAATAAG GTCTTTAACCAAAATCCAGAGCATATTATACCTGAATCTAAGAGGAAAAAATCCATGGCTGATCAATTTCAAGAGGCTATAGGTGTGGCTTCCGCTAGAGATGAGGAAAATTCCTTTGTGTTGCCTACACATTTGGG CACTGGATTGTTCGGGAAGTTGCAGCATGTAATACAAAACGAGAAGGAAAGAGATATAAAGTTTATGAAGCAGTTGCAGTCTCAAGCTTGCTTAGAAG GAAGCTACTTTGACGTTAAAATCTCGTCAAGATGGCTAGAGGGAAAGCTGACTGTTTGCTCTTGCACTTTCATCCGACACAAAGAG GATTCTCAATTAGTTGATAACTGCCAAATAGAACTGAAAACTGGAAGGGCATATACAATAATGTTTAGCTCAAGATCCTGTGGCGACGTTGAGCTTGAAGTAGGGAATTTGATACGTATCTACCCCCCTTG GAAAAATGTCAGTGTGGTGGAGAAAAATGAGATTGTCATCCTTTCAACATATTTTTCACAAATTTAA
- the LOC141697671 gene encoding bifunctional protein FolD 2 → MASPSDHHATVIDGKAIAQTIRSEIASEVTILSQKYSKVPGLAVVIVGCRKDSQSYVSMKRKACAEVGIKSFDIDLPEDVPEVELIAKVDELNANPEVHGILVQLPLPKHINEEKILSQISLEKDVDGFHPLNIGKLAMKGRDPLFLPCTPKGCLELLSRSGISIKGKKAVVVGRSNIVGLPVSLLLLKADATVTVVHSRTQDPESFIREADIVIAAAGQAMMIKGSWIKPGAAVIDVGTNAVNDPSRKSGYRLVGDVDFQEACKVAGWITPVPGGVGPLTVAMLLQNTLEGAKRVIGQ, encoded by the exons ATGGCGTCGCCGTCGGATCACCACGCCACCGTCATCGACGGCAAAGCAATAGCTCAAACTATCCGATCTGAAATCGCGTCGGAAGTCACCATTCTCTCTCAAAAATACTCCAAG GTCCCGGGATTGGCTGTTGTCATTGTAGGATGTAGGAAGGATTCTCAGAGCTATGTGAGCATGAAAAGGAAGGCATGTGCTGAAGTCGGGATTAAATCCTTTGACATAGATCTACCAGAGGATGTACCCGAGGTTGAATTGATCGCCAAGGTAGATGAGTTAAATGCAAATCCTGAAGTACACG GTATACTGGTCCAGCTTCCATTGCCAAAACATATAAATGAAGAGAAAATATTATCTCAAATCAGCCTCGAGAAGGATGTTGATGGTTTTCATCCTCTGAACATTGGAAAGCTTGCCATGAAAGGAAGAGATCCCCTGTTTCTTCCTTGCACTCCTAAG GGATGTCTAGAACTTCTGTCACGAAGTGGTATTAGCATAAAGGGAAAGAAGGCAGTAGTGGTTGGTCGAAGTAACATTGTCGGGTTACCAGTTTCACTTCTACTTCTCAAGGCGGATGCCACGGTTACTGTAGTCCACTCACGTACTCAAGATCCAGAGAGTTTCATCCGTGAGGCAGATATAGTTATTGCTGCAGCGGGACAGGCAATGATG ATAAAAGGAAGCTGGATAAAACCTGGGGCTGCTGTTATTGATGTTGGGACAAATGCCGTAAATGATCCAAGTCGAAAATCAGGGTATAGGCTTGTGGGGGACGTTGATTTTCAAGAAGCGTGTAAGGTAGCTGGTTGGATTACTCCTGTTCCCGGAGGAGTAGGACCACTGACTGTTGCAATGTTACTCCAAAATACTTTGGAAGGTGCCAAGCGAGTGATCGGGCAGTAA
- the LOC141695033 gene encoding uncharacterized protein LOC141695033 isoform X2, with protein sequence MRRWMDHHKSIAENYESDESVSEEEDCEDHVQGGWSITLGETTEKKGRGQVLSQLEILRDARGLEHLIGPSNTPQKRDKLLCIQDGVDDKRQLTCLADRVSTCTSDEENISDEEVLKENNRFLVRYISSGCGNFQKVNFPVSRIARNDDEWSAVNREVEELVHVTENARCSSTAAIFSKLSKSGKGVRDKAKPKFSFHLQSHKNVSGDTSMPLLEAYKSIKPVTAEQSMSDLLKKFFKGGKIEQSNIHSVQDDVSVGENYTKDSMAVLLDSFRENNALHQGDTKVISSTKERLRLAVKRNIRSLGDRTLDGDESPDILDTDSSTSSDNKVFNQNPEHIIPESKRKKSMADQFQEAIGVASARDEENSFVLPTHLGTGLFGKLQHVIQNEKERDIKFMKQLQSQACLEGSYFDVKISSRWLEGKLTVCSCTFIRHKEDSQLVDNCQIELKTGRAYTIMFSSRSCGDVELEVGNLIRIYPPWKNVSVVEKNEIVILSTYFSQI encoded by the exons ATGCGGAGATGGATGGATCATCACAAATCAATTGCG GAGAATTATGAATCTGATGAGAGTGTTTCCG aagaagaagattgtgaGGACCATGTGCAAGGAGGTTGGAGCATTACTTTGGGTGAAACTACGGAAAAGAAG GGGCGAGGACAAGTTCTTTCACAGCTTGAGATACTAAGAG ATGCTCGTGGACTTGAACATTTAATCGGGCCAAGTAATACACCTCAGAAG AGGGACAAACTATTATGTATACAAGATGGGGTTGATGATAAGCGCCAATTGACCTGCCTCGCAGATAGGGTATCAACTTGCACCTCAGATGAAGAAAACATATCTGATGAGGAG GTACTAAAAGAAAACAATAGGTTCCTGGTTCGATACATCTCCTCAGGATGTGGAAATTTCCAGAAAGTTAATTTTCCAGTTTCTAGAATTGCTAGGAATGATGATGAATGGTCTGCAGTGAATAGAGAAGTTGAGGAACTGGTTCATGTAACCGAGAATGCTAGATGCTCCTCAACTGCGGCCATCTTTTCAAAACTGAGCAAATCCGGAAAAG GTGTTCGGGATAAAGCTAAGCCTAAGTTCTCTTTCCATTTGCAGTCACATAAGAATGTCAGTGGTGATACTTCTATGCCATTGCTTGAAGCATACAAGTCAATTAAACCCGTAACTGCAGAACAATCCATGTCTGACTTGCTAAAAAAGTTTTTCAAGGGAGGGAAAATAGAGCAGTCAAATATTCATTCCGTGCAAGATGATGTGTCAGTTGGAGAGAATTATACCAAAGATTCAATGGCTGTGCTTCTTGATTCCTTCCGGGAAAACAATGCTCTGCATCAAGGGGATACTAAAGTG ATTAGTAGCACAAAAGAAAGGCTGCGGCTTGCGGTCAAAAGAAACATACGCTCATTAGGTGATAGGACCTTAGATGGTGACGAATCCCCTGATATATTGGACACTGATTCATCAACATCAAGTGATAATAAG GTCTTTAACCAAAATCCAGAGCATATTATACCTGAATCTAAGAGGAAAAAATCCATGGCTGATCAATTTCAAGAGGCTATAGGTGTGGCTTCCGCTAGAGATGAGGAAAATTCCTTTGTGTTGCCTACACATTTGGG CACTGGATTGTTCGGGAAGTTGCAGCATGTAATACAAAACGAGAAGGAAAGAGATATAAAGTTTATGAAGCAGTTGCAGTCTCAAGCTTGCTTAGAAG GAAGCTACTTTGACGTTAAAATCTCGTCAAGATGGCTAGAGGGAAAGCTGACTGTTTGCTCTTGCACTTTCATCCGACACAAAGAG GATTCTCAATTAGTTGATAACTGCCAAATAGAACTGAAAACTGGAAGGGCATATACAATAATGTTTAGCTCAAGATCCTGTGGCGACGTTGAGCTTGAAGTAGGGAATTTGATACGTATCTACCCCCCTTG GAAAAATGTCAGTGTGGTGGAGAAAAATGAGATTGTCATCCTTTCAACATATTTTTCACAAATTTAA